The Biomphalaria glabrata chromosome 15, xgBioGlab47.1, whole genome shotgun sequence region ATGTATATATCTACGTTTATTCTTCCTCTTTGATCAAAATCTTCGAAAAAATTTTCTaccttcattttttaaaagacgtTTACTGACTTACTGTATAACGGAAAagtacagtaaagtttacattcttgtaaaagaaatagatcttagtctatgcagttagatctagatcttgtaagcaaagaaaaaaaatacgtgttaaaaatagatctatatgcttgactaaCAATGTCAGtatgtattttctcgcctgaccactcaacattcAACAACACTTCTCGTCATGTCGTGGCCATTTACACGTAGCCTACTCAGGTTCTAGGCTAGCCTTGAACTGACCAGTTGGTTAGAATAAGTTCGctacgatctatttactttttgggaaCAGAGAGGGGTGTGGGTGAaaaatgcaacttttttttctcgcaTTGGTCAACCTAATGCTTTTTGATCTATACATTAGTGTATCAGTGACTAACATAGCTCTGGAGTAGGCCATCAATAAGCCTAACAGCCACTCTAAGAATGAAAAGATTCgattggttagatctagattcactTTCAGTATTGTTAGGGAAAGTGACTTAAGCCGAACCTAAAAACAcaaatctcaaagaaccccgtttttttttttgggggggggggcgggggatgTCAAGAATTCACTGTCTAATTtatcaaatataaatgtttctaagcatttctATAAACAATggtaacatatttatttagtcaagtttgaaaaaaacatcGGAGTTTCTCTTTAAGCCTCATTTTTAGGGTGGAATATTCTCGGTGGGGAAAGGATGGGTGCACGACATTCTCGAAAACTTTTTCTaactattttcctagaaattagaaaattaatgTATATCGTCgggaaaagaattattagctcgttggccacaccgGCAAAACTctagctttttaaaatttggctagagaattAGAAAATCTTTGTTCTTATACCATGCTTAAACAAACTAATCATCTTCGGGTATTTCTGCATGTAGGCGTTATACATTCAATAAATTAAGgagttattgtctttttatgttgtataaaggagttattgtctttttatGATGTATTAAGGAGTTATTGTCGTTTTTCtaaaaagtaaatttgatgttttCTTGTTATATCAAAAATGTGTCGCACTGATTTGTACCCTAAAGACGTGTCGTTGTGCCtcagtggtaaagtgcttgtcTTCCTAACCAATGGGACCCGGGTTAGAATCTAGGTGAAGattgatatttttaattttggtatttttaggacgcccctgagtccatgcAACTTGAATGcagtacctgacgttagttggggaaagcaaaggcggtttatagttgagctggccacatggcaccctcgttaaccgtcggcaaTAGAatgcttttcatcatctgcaATATATATAGCAAGATGTTAAAGTGATACTTTATTTTACCTTAAAAACTGTTCCACGTTACAACCTGCTAATCATAAGAAACAGTTCTGTGGACTCGGAAAAACTTTCACTTTCCAGTATTCTAAGATTTGAACAAAGACAAAAACACTAGTCTGTAGCTCTGGTTGCAGGTCAGATACACCAGAATGTTGACTGAACAGTTCACTATCTGCACCAGGTAAACAAAGTTGCCAAGAATGTTGCCCGTTGACGCTCTGGCTCCCCCTGGACGCAGTTCACGATCACTGTAGAAGGTAGTCATAGCCAGGAAGCGGAAAGCATCAGACAGAAAACATATAACGGCCAGGGTGTAGACCATCTTCACAAGGCGCAGATGTCGCGCGTTGAGTCCATTCTCTTCTAGTTTGCGTTTGTATCTCCCTGGTGGGTAAATATCATTGTCTAGTATCACTGTAACATTTTTATCCTTGACAATATTATTGCATGAAACATTTGCTGAAAGCACGGAGATTTCCGGATGAATTACTTGAAGATTTCGCGTTAATGTTTTCGTAACAGTTTTAAGCCCATTCTGTCTTCTAAACTTATTAGCTCTCTGAAGTCTATGGATCATCAACCCACTAGTTACCAATATCGTCAGCATGGCTACACAAGACAGGCATAGGTGGTTAAAGACCTGTAGATACTTCTCCAGCAAGAGTCTCGTGGGTCCAAAGTAGATAATGGACTGGGATATGTTAAATTTCGGATTGTAAATTATTCGGAACTCGGTAAATGCGAAGAAGAACATGTGCAATAGAAATGTACCGGTATATAGACACAGAAGGACCAATAGCGATGTTCTGAGATTGAAGATTGACTTGAAGTTGAAAGGAAGAACCACGCAGAGACATCTCTCGATGGCGATGAAGGCGGTCGTGTAGGTGGACAAGTCGTAGAAGCAGAACTGGCCCTGCACGAAAAGCCTCCACACGGACATGGgatcaataaaatatttcaatccAGACATATCTGTCAGGGCATAGAAGAAAAAACAGGCAGCGGCCATCAAACCAAATAACAGAGAACCATTGTCTGAAAATGACAAAGACAGAAGGCAGACGGACACACAATCTTTGACGCCCTGCTTGAGGAACACTTTGGTGTTGATGAAGTTGAACACAAGTCCCAGGGATCCAAGAATTATAGAAAGGGCGGGAGATAAGTACTCTAGGACCAGTAGTACGTTGTTATTCATGACTGCTTGATGAGCAGCAGACGTCGTTGGTGACGTCGAGTTAGACCATGTTGCACTAGTACttataaacatatttaattcTTATCATTCCTAccaagtatttatttttttttttaaatatttgttctgtATCCTGTATTGCTATCAAAGTTCTAATAAGAAGTAGCTGCCCAatataggaggcgcggtggctgagcggtaaagcg contains the following coding sequences:
- the LOC106071679 gene encoding uncharacterized protein LOC106071679, which encodes MFISTSATWSNSTSPTTSAAHQAVMNNNVLLVLEYLSPALSIILGSLGLVFNFINTKVFLKQGVKDCVSVCLLSLSFSDNGSLLFGLMAAACFFFYALTDMSGLKYFIDPMSVWRLFVQGQFCFYDLSTYTTAFIAIERCLCVVLPFNFKSIFNLRTSLLVLLCLYTGTFLLHMFFFAFTEFRIIYNPKFNISQSIIYFGPTRLLLEKYLQVFNHLCLSCVAMLTILVTSGLMIHRLQRANKFRRQNGLKTVTKTLTRNLQVIHPEISVLSANVSCNNIVKDKNVTVILDNDIYPPGRYKRKLEENGLNARHLRLVKMVYTLAVICFLSDAFRFLAMTTFYSDRELRPGGARASTGNILGNFVYLVQIVNCSVNILVYLTCNQSYRLVFLSLFKS